From the Porites lutea chromosome 5, jaPorLute2.1, whole genome shotgun sequence genome, the window TAGCAATAACCAAAATGAGTGATCCCTTTAGATACAAagctttgttttttcaaaaatgaaggGCTGCCATTAAGAGGTGGGGACTGGGGATTTCCTCCGGCTTCTATGAACATggtccccggctactttcaaaggaaaatagaagaaacatAGAATCAAAAGAAACCCCTTGCTGTTTGATTGATCTTGCCTACTggttgtatttacctggcaacttgaaaacTTAGTGACAATCCTGAGAATGTGAACTCGACGGAACATTATCTTGGAATGACTTTTGACTTAACTCCAACATTTATAGATGATCCAACCTTTGTTTAGATGCAGTGAGTAGATGTGCGTTGTTTGTCTAATTTCTCTTTATTGGTAGTATATGGACATGTGTATGCCTGGGGTTATGGTAAAGCATGTGGATTCAAGACCGATGTCTTGTCACCATTATGTGTGTATTCATGCACAAAACATGATAAACTATTAGACATGGCTGGTGGAGACTCTCACTCATTGATTCTTCTTTCAAGTGGAACAATTTATTCCTGGGGTAATAATTTTGAGGTAATGTTGATGGAAAATGTACTAGTTATAGCACTTTATAATTTCTGCTGGACTTGaatcaaagtaaaaaataatattaaatacaCATCAAGAAAGAACACAGCCAGTTTTTACTTTTACTACATAAGCAAAAATTGTTGCCTCAAATCGTTTACATACATTCAAAACAAATCTCCAAATAGATcacttcatgtttttttttcaaaaccactGAAAAGAGCGCCTAACATTAGtaaagttgccaagtttgaaagtggtATGTCTAAAGCAAGCGAAGGTGTAGCTCCAATAAGTCAGTTATGAAAATAAATTTACAGACTTGATGTATGGTGGGGAGCAAGTTGTTGCCCCCCCCACCGTTCAAACTTCCACaaattttgtgactttttttgtgGAGATTTATGCCTTCGTTCCTTTTCGACAAATCTCTCTCAAACTTGGTACTTTTTCCTATTTTAAGGCAGCGGTGGTGGCTGACTTTCAATACCTTttccatgtcaaaagttaagaaaatcggagaagggtttatttttaaagtttagcAAATGttgtcagcaaaaaaaaaaagatttctgcTGAGAAAAGTTTTGTAATAGTGAATTCCTTAATTGCTCTGCGCCGTTACAGCTCATTTAGTTTCTTCAAACATGATGACAGTGGTATATTGTTTGAGTTTTTGTGAGAAGAAGCAGTTTGTTTCACAAAGAACAACAATATAAATTTGTTGTGGCCATATTGAACATCAGTGTCATAACGCTGCACATTTATTATAGGGCTTTTTCGAAGAGTGTACAATAACACTGGAATCGTAACTAAATAATTGTTCATCGGTGTAGGGTCAACTTGGACAAGGAAAGTCTGTGAAGTTTGTTAGTCACCCAAGAGAATTGTGCTTCAACCTTCTTCCAGGAAAAGTTACCAATGTATCTGTTGGAGAAAACACTTGTGCTGCAGTAACTGGTAAGTTAGCAGTTACAAAAATACGGCAGCTGCGGTACAATacgtaataatattatttcttttcagAATCAGAAAGGTAACCACAGAAAACGATTTGATTGACACATGTGCTTGGAGCGGTAAACATTtcatgcgcaaaagttagatctttacaaaataattcaaacatggcaaatgatagctaacaaatcagattgcttaaaacaCAACGATCACTGtactaaagttttttttgtcccCTGTGTCGGGATGCTTTCGGTGTCGGCCACATAAAaaatcactgagtgtgtatgaTTATATGAAACAGGTTACTACCATCTGAGACTCTATTACCTCTGTTTGAAGAAGTCTGTAACTTAAAGCGACACTTTGTGATCACTTACAACTTATTCGTTTCATTACAGATGATGGCAAGTTATATATGTGGGGTAAAAACTCTAATAATGTGATCCGAGATGATGAAAATGGCAGGTTTTTTCAGTTTGAACCTCACCTGGTTTCTCTAGGAGTGTGGAAGGCATTGAAGGTAAGTTGTACTATTTTTTAGTCAAACAGCACTTTAGAATGCTAAATACTGGGTAGCCCTGGTCAACAGTATCCACATAcgaattctccagactgatctccatacattgcTAGCTGGAAAATGTtaatgttgatcactcttgggacttaaatgATTAAAATTATTAGTACCGAGGTTTCTTTCGAAGGAAGTATtggagtttttgtttttgcggtTTAACAATCACGCTGCCAACCAGAAGCGCGttggttcttgaaacaaaagattcttttgtttcactcgtTACGAATTGAAATAACAGACACATCGTTTGTAAACGATGATGTCTCCTATAGGATAATATCGtttcttgttttctgttttaccGTTTTTCAGTTATTCTttctttggtgaagtttggcATGTTGCTCGTGAAATTTCGCACAATTTCTGCAATGTTTTGACGTCtaaatacaaaattatttcGAAAATCTTAAGTGGGGTTTGTGAATTTGATCCCTTTTTATCGTTGAGGTCTtcgaatttttttgtttggatTTTCTGTGGGTTTTTGGTGTACGTTAGTCAGCCCAATGTCCCATCTCTTCCCCAAGTGCACGAGTTGCGATCAAGAGTGATTGCGGTTGTTACATGTCTACACTCACGACCTGTCCTCGATGTTATGTAAAGTGTGGATTGTGACTTTCAAATCTTGTTTTTTACGCTGCTTTAAACTAGGTGTCTTGTGGCTCTTGGCATGTTGCTTGTGTGGTATTTGCTGCTCAAAAACACCAAATAAATGAGGCTGACCAAGAAATATCTGAAACTGCTAAAATTATTGCCAACTGTGAATTGGATACCGACCTTGAATCTAGCGTATGCAGCAGCGTATGTGAGACTAATGGTAAGCAGCTCTTGGAAGAAGAAGAGTTTGCAACAGCATCTGCAAGTGATCCACCCAGGGAAGAAGGCTTTCCAATCAACTTtaacaaagaagaagaaaacgttTTCGCAAATAACTTAATTGTAGGGGAAGAAAATGAAGCAGAAGATGCATCATTGGAACCTTTTGATTCTAGCAAAGATTACTGTGTAGAAACACAACACCACAGAGAAACGGATGATAATTCAGCTGCTGAAGAGTTTAATAGTAAAGCTGATGCTGATGTTGATACTAAAACTGAGATTATTGGTGATGTTACACGTAAGACCTCCACGACTGGGGTCAACAATACaacaataaacttaagctttgaAGAAAAACCTACGAACCTCTTAAAGGAAAGAACGCATTCTGATACAagtaaagaaatcaaagaaaaatctgTAGTTCTTTTAAAGCAAAGGACGTATTCTGATACaaatgaagaaattaaaaaaaaacctgtggTTCATTCAGAGGATAGAAATTACTCTGGTAGAAATGAAGGAATCAGTGAAGAAAAACCAAGTGTTATTGATACCTTGCTTAAAGCTGTAGAGGATGACACAGAAAGACCAGCTTTTATCGACAAAATTCCTAGGGAGAACTCTGGAGATGAACCGGGCCCAtctaaagaacaaaaacgtCCAAATGTTAACCTGAATCAACTAGCTAACAAGCAAGAACATTGTGTTcctaaagaagaaaaagtcgCTATTGAACGACAACCAAATGCTGGTCTGTTTACTAGAACGAGAGCTTTGTCCGAGCAAGCTAGCAATAAAGGCTATCTTGGTGGATCTCTTGACAGTATAACAGTCTTAAATCAACAAGACAGTAAAGGAAGAGCTTCCAGGTCTAGTCGTGTTTCGTACAGCCCTCCCGCTAACCCACGCAACTCAGTAGGACATTTAACCAGAGAGAAAAGAGCTCCCAGAATGTTACGTCAGGCATCATTTGATATGGTATGTCACGTTCCTATCTTATCACCAATGTGATCCCCACTAAAAGAACATGTAAACATGAGAAAGGAAGAAAGGgagcgagcgagcgagcaaGCACGCACGTGCATGCCCGCATATGGTGGGCCTAGCCGAATTAActtgaataacaaaaatacaGCCAGAAGGTAGCCTATTTGTCGTGTGCTGGAACCTGACCCACTCTCTCAGGATGCCGACATGGAATTTCCTTTGAGGCCTCTGTACTCATTCGTTGAAaagataattttcattttttgttgtgcAATCAATGGATTGACTCTTATTTTCCCTGAAATAACAATATAAACGTTTTTTGTAGATGTTGCCGTTATTATCACCGAAAACATGACATAGTGTCTCAAAAGAATATTCCATGACACCAAGAACCAGACAGTCTAGTCAGATTTCCCTATCGCATGAACCACTTTTATTGTAACTTATATTTAGGTACGTACTCTCTTATCTTCACATAGGAATACCAGTTACCTAACCAGCCTGTGCACACTGTGGATATTGGTATGTCACCCTCTGTCCTTCGTCAAGGATATCCTTCCATGAACAGAACTCAATCTAGTCCTACTCTGTATTCATCAAATTTGATCAGAAGTCCACTTAGTACCCGAAAGAAAAGCTCGCAGGGGAATAAGGTTCCTAGGCCTCCTAAAGATTCTACTGGCACTGATGACAGTCTCCCACCCAGGCCCCAAGCTCGTGGTATAAGACGATCCCTTGAATTCAACCCAATGTTTTCATCCGGGACATCTTG encodes:
- the LOC140936244 gene encoding uncharacterized protein; this translates as MASTEHGDMLQSTQDSLLESITQIESSNPINNYEEISYFEQSQKCGTYQTNSNISFQYENQTGKLTDEPLRNFLELPVTDPLPSEATCYGGLLLVWGCGEFGQHGHGHTEDVPRHYALEIPLWLGHDRTVTEVSCGSSHTMVLTDDNKVYSWGNSNSGQLGTGDTETCAHPRPVHLGVSLGTKLKGITCGTRHSFVWTQDGDCFSFGNNYSGQLGYDFRKPDFKENQLRPVFVDTLLRRPVSQVACGSRHSIFLFTSGQVAAVGVNNRGQIGCGDTVDVVCAKTIPEIPPVSVIACGNSHTLAADVYGHVYAWGYGKACGFKTDVLSPLCVYSCTKHDKLLDMAGGDSHSLILLSSGTIYSWGNNFEGQLGQGKSVKFVSHPRELCFNLLPGKVTNVSVGENTCAAVTDDGKLYMWGKNSNNVIRDDENGRFFQFEPHLVSLGVWKALKVSCGSWHVACVVFAAQKHQINEADQEISETAKIIANCELDTDLESSVCSSVCETNGKQLLEEEEFATASASDPPREEGFPINFNKEEENVFANNLIVGEENEAEDASLEPFDSSKDYCVETQHHRETDDNSAAEEFNSKADADVDTKTEIIGDVTRKTSTTGVNNTTINLSFEEKPTNLLKERTHSDTSKEIKEKSVVLLKQRTYSDTNEEIKKKPVVHSEDRNYSGRNEGISEEKPSVIDTLLKAVEDDTERPAFIDKIPRENSGDEPGPSKEQKRPNVNLNQLANKQEHCVPKEEKVAIERQPNAGLFTRTRALSEQASNKGYLGGSLDSITVLNQQDSKGRASRSSRVSYSPPANPRNSVGHLTREKRAPRMLRQASFDMEYQLPNQPVHTVDIGMSPSVLRQGYPSMNRTQSSPTLYSSNLIRSPLSTRKKSSQGNKVPRPPKDSTGTDDSLPPRPQARGIRRSLEFNPMFSSGTSWRKR